From a region of the Corallococcus coralloides DSM 2259 genome:
- a CDS encoding response regulator — protein sequence MTTATSGDRTLHILLIEDDEVDVMNVRRAFQKNHIANPLYVATNGLEGLEMLRNGAVPEGRRLVLLDLNLPKMNGIEFLRVLRADPELRTVSVVVLTTSADERDKIDAYNLNVAGYLLKPVTFINFVEVMATLNKYWTLVEMP from the coding sequence ATGACCACCGCTACCTCCGGTGACAGGACGCTGCACATCCTGCTGATTGAAGACGACGAAGTGGACGTGATGAACGTCCGCCGCGCCTTCCAGAAGAACCACATCGCCAACCCCCTCTACGTGGCCACCAATGGGCTGGAGGGCCTGGAGATGCTGCGCAACGGCGCGGTGCCCGAGGGGCGCCGGCTGGTGCTGCTGGACTTGAACCTCCCGAAGATGAACGGCATCGAGTTCCTGCGCGTGCTGCGCGCGGATCCGGAGCTGCGGACCGTCTCCGTGGTGGTGCTCACCACGTCCGCGGACGAGCGGGACAAGATCGACGCGTACAACCTGAACGTCGCCGGCTACCTGCTCAAGCCCGTCACCTTCATCAACTTCGTGGAGGTCATGGCCACGCTCAACAAG
- a CDS encoding sensor histidine kinase, whose translation MRKALRQNSADLEQFTYVASHDLRAPLRGISNLSQWLEEDLGPQLSQGSRRQMELLRGRVQRMEGMLDGLLDYSRAGRVHHKPEPVPVDRLIHETLERLAPGPSARLEVGPGMPVLVTERPALQQVFQHLLSNALKHAGREDVRIRVEVEATPAFHHFSVADDGQGISSRYHEKIWSPFQTLVSRDKVEGAGMGLCVIKKLVESRGGRTWVESAEGAGATFHFTWPGSEERLT comes from the coding sequence TTGCGCAAGGCCTTGCGGCAGAACAGCGCCGACCTGGAGCAGTTCACCTACGTGGCCAGTCACGACCTCCGGGCCCCGCTGCGGGGCATCTCCAACCTGTCGCAGTGGTTGGAGGAGGACCTGGGGCCGCAGCTGTCCCAGGGGTCACGCAGGCAGATGGAGCTCTTGCGCGGGCGCGTGCAGCGGATGGAGGGCATGCTGGATGGCCTGCTGGACTACAGCCGGGCGGGCCGCGTCCACCACAAGCCCGAGCCCGTGCCGGTGGACCGGCTGATCCACGAAACGCTGGAGCGACTGGCCCCCGGACCTTCCGCGCGGCTGGAAGTGGGTCCCGGGATGCCGGTGCTCGTCACGGAGCGTCCCGCGCTCCAGCAGGTCTTCCAGCACCTGCTCTCCAACGCCCTGAAGCACGCGGGCCGCGAGGACGTGCGGATCCGCGTGGAGGTGGAGGCCACCCCCGCCTTCCATCACTTCTCCGTCGCGGATGATGGCCAGGGAATCTCCTCCCGCTACCACGAGAAGATCTGGAGTCCGTTCCAGACGCTCGTGTCGCGCGACAAGGTCGAGGGCGCCGGCATGGGCCTGTGCGTCATCAAGAAGCTCGTGGAAAGTCGCGGCGGCCGGACCTGGGTCGAGTCGGCCGAAGGCGCGGGCGCCACCTTCCACTTCACCTGGCCCGGGTCCGAGGAACGCCTCACGTGA